One genomic segment of Candidatus Eisenbacteria bacterium includes these proteins:
- a CDS encoding M6 family metalloprotease domain-containing protein, translating to MSRAYGSCAILAALLLAFASAPGAAPPKPVPVSCLYPRWAAGEDVGKRAGASSETALVPALAETIRGAAPDSMAAVVVLLDWTDQEARRTTNPPSRFEKEYFQTSALQNETMRDYYLEISGGRFRIGGTVTVWLRSSLPYGYYVNGDGTPGTKDDYGFDTSAEAFAAKPYAANVWGIVREAVDLARAAGLDFSLFDNDGPDRIPSSGDDDGIVDALIVLHAGAGAERVFDPYLGPSQIWSHKSDMNDPAILGLIGPTLADGVRIGPYNMVPEIGQTGVYAHEFGHILGLPDLYRTYNQDGTTIQESTIGAYCLMDAGSLLPFRTTGTVAAGDSPSHVNPFFKAWLGWIDPVGYEAGPDFSGPLALRLDEVERGGEVVRLLSNPGGIDWDGKGSGTGEYFLIENRRQVGFDAYLPGSGLLIWHVNERRPANESADFAKRLLGVVETDGAPGNLGSSTPQGSLNLGEEADCWPYGSKTEWTDETSPSSALHGGAYSGVAVSEIREQGARIAFTLDLESVRKGEPYVYPNPFTPAKDEQAAIAFRISTGTQEDAVTTSVRLYDLGGRLVRTLERAGDEIVADGEGMRAFWDGRNDAGEEVASGVYLYVIAGAGDPKTGRIAVLR from the coding sequence TTGAGCCGGGCTTACGGCTCGTGCGCGATCCTCGCCGCTCTTCTTCTCGCGTTCGCCTCCGCGCCCGGAGCCGCGCCGCCGAAGCCGGTCCCGGTCTCGTGCCTCTATCCGCGCTGGGCGGCCGGCGAGGACGTGGGAAAGAGAGCGGGCGCTTCCTCCGAGACCGCCCTCGTCCCCGCGCTCGCGGAGACGATCCGGGGCGCCGCGCCCGACTCGATGGCCGCCGTGGTCGTTCTTCTCGACTGGACCGATCAGGAGGCGCGGCGGACGACGAATCCTCCATCCCGCTTCGAGAAGGAGTATTTCCAGACGTCGGCCCTTCAAAACGAGACGATGCGCGACTACTATCTCGAGATCTCCGGCGGACGCTTCCGAATCGGCGGAACGGTTACCGTCTGGCTTCGCTCCTCTCTCCCGTACGGATACTATGTGAACGGAGACGGAACTCCGGGAACCAAGGACGACTACGGGTTCGACACATCGGCCGAGGCGTTCGCCGCGAAGCCGTACGCGGCAAACGTGTGGGGGATCGTCCGCGAGGCGGTCGATCTCGCGCGCGCCGCCGGGCTCGACTTCTCCCTCTTCGACAACGACGGGCCGGACCGAATCCCCTCTTCCGGGGACGACGACGGGATCGTCGACGCGCTCATCGTCCTCCACGCGGGGGCGGGCGCGGAGCGTGTCTTCGACCCGTACCTCGGGCCGAGCCAAATCTGGTCGCACAAGTCGGACATGAACGATCCGGCGATCCTCGGTCTCATCGGGCCCACCCTCGCCGACGGCGTCCGGATCGGTCCGTACAACATGGTCCCCGAGATCGGGCAGACCGGCGTGTACGCCCACGAGTTTGGGCACATCCTCGGGCTTCCCGATCTCTATCGAACGTACAACCAAGACGGCACGACCATTCAGGAATCAACGATCGGAGCCTATTGCCTGATGGACGCCGGCTCGCTTCTCCCCTTTCGGACGACCGGGACCGTGGCCGCGGGGGATTCCCCCTCCCACGTGAACCCGTTCTTCAAGGCGTGGCTCGGGTGGATCGACCCGGTCGGCTACGAGGCGGGCCCCGACTTCTCGGGGCCGCTCGCGCTCCGGCTCGACGAGGTCGAACGCGGCGGAGAGGTCGTTCGCCTCCTCTCCAACCCGGGCGGAATCGACTGGGACGGCAAGGGAAGCGGAACGGGCGAGTACTTCCTGATCGAGAACCGAAGGCAGGTCGGCTTCGACGCCTATCTTCCGGGATCGGGCCTCCTCATTTGGCACGTCAACGAAAGAAGGCCGGCGAACGAGTCGGCGGATTTCGCCAAGCGGCTTCTCGGGGTCGTGGAGACCGACGGCGCCCCGGGCAACCTCGGAAGCTCGACCCCTCAAGGATCGCTCAACCTCGGCGAGGAGGCCGATTGTTGGCCCTACGGCTCCAAGACCGAGTGGACCGACGAGACGAGCCCCTCGTCCGCTTTGCACGGGGGCGCGTACTCCGGCGTCGCCGTCAGCGAGATCCGCGAGCAGGGGGCGAGGATCGCCTTCACGCTCGATCTCGAGAGCGTGCGGAAGGGGGAGCCGTACGTGTACCCGAACCCGTTCACTCCCGCGAAGGACGAGCAGGCGGCGATCGCATTCCGCATCTCGACGGGGACACAAGAAGATGCGGTGACGACCTCGGTTCGCCTGTATGATCTCGGAGGACGTCTCGTCCGAACGCTCGAGCGCGCCGGGGACGAGATCGTCGCCGACGGGGAGGGGATGCGGGCGTTCTGGGACGGCCGGAACGACGCGGGCGAGGAGGTCGCCTCCGGAGTTTATCTCTACGTGATCGCGGGCGCCGGGGATCCGAAGACCGGAAGGATCGCGGTCCTGCGATAG
- a CDS encoding GMC family oxidoreductase, which translates to MAFIDARGIEDGASLSADLCIVGAGACGTTLAAELEGSSSSILLVESGGFGPDEETQALYDLESVGYPIREKFMSRARYYGGSCNLWAGRNMLLEPIDTARRSWVAGSGWPIPYEEIASYHARAARALRLPSIEKFDPSTYASRMTRDEKALFAVGRLRPAISLWGTKPRRFGAAHRKRLRRSANTRVLLQANAVRVVLDREGRAVESIEVRTLAGKRIEIRARSFVLACGGIENARLLLVSRDRRPDGVGNGSGAVGRFFMDHPRAVYGTVSLRKGNRVPLIRGIPLRDGKVQFGIGLSEEIQRGEGLLDHYATLEARYSAYVEQKYETMVQSAKVLLRRGYAGSRWKIGRAEFGEIPGMIYLLTPKELMPHFVYRWMTTIRRVWNPESGGNERVVVYFCEQPPDPESRVALSDEKDALGMARVRLHWKIPTEVSRTLFRLQDLLAERLAAEGIGTLTPGEGEPRFSDASHHLGTTRMSDDPRDGVVDRNCRVHEVRNLYMAGGSVFPATGHSSPTLTMIALALRLADHLRDESACTI; encoded by the coding sequence TTGGCCTTCATCGACGCCAGAGGCATCGAGGACGGCGCCTCCCTCTCGGCCGACCTCTGTATCGTAGGCGCCGGCGCCTGCGGAACGACCCTCGCGGCAGAGCTCGAGGGTTCTTCCAGCAGCATCCTCCTCGTCGAAAGCGGCGGCTTCGGCCCGGACGAGGAGACCCAGGCGCTCTACGATCTGGAAAGCGTCGGCTACCCGATCCGCGAGAAGTTTATGTCGCGCGCACGGTACTACGGAGGTTCGTGCAATCTTTGGGCGGGACGGAACATGCTCCTCGAGCCGATCGACACGGCCCGCCGGAGCTGGGTCGCCGGGAGCGGCTGGCCGATCCCCTATGAGGAGATCGCCTCGTATCATGCGCGCGCGGCGCGGGCTCTTCGCCTTCCTTCGATCGAGAAGTTTGACCCGTCAACCTACGCGAGCCGAATGACAAGGGACGAGAAGGCTCTCTTCGCGGTGGGACGGCTCCGGCCCGCGATCTCCCTCTGGGGAACGAAGCCGAGGCGCTTCGGTGCCGCCCACAGGAAACGACTCCGGCGCTCCGCGAACACGCGCGTTCTTCTTCAGGCGAACGCCGTCCGCGTCGTCCTCGACCGCGAGGGGCGCGCGGTCGAATCGATCGAGGTGCGGACCCTCGCGGGGAAGCGAATCGAGATCCGGGCGAGGAGCTTCGTCCTCGCTTGCGGCGGCATCGAGAACGCGAGGCTTCTCCTCGTCTCGCGCGACCGCCGTCCGGACGGGGTCGGCAACGGCTCCGGCGCGGTCGGGCGCTTCTTCATGGACCACCCGCGCGCCGTGTACGGAACGGTGAGCCTCCGCAAGGGGAACCGCGTCCCTCTCATCCGCGGCATTCCGCTTCGCGACGGCAAGGTCCAGTTCGGGATCGGGCTCTCCGAAGAGATCCAGCGCGGCGAGGGGCTCCTCGACCACTACGCGACGCTCGAAGCGCGCTACTCCGCGTACGTCGAGCAGAAGTACGAGACGATGGTTCAATCCGCGAAGGTTCTTCTTCGAAGAGGTTATGCCGGAAGCCGGTGGAAGATCGGACGCGCGGAGTTCGGCGAGATTCCGGGGATGATCTACCTTCTCACGCCGAAGGAGCTGATGCCCCACTTCGTCTATCGATGGATGACGACGATCCGCCGCGTGTGGAACCCGGAGTCCGGCGGGAACGAGAGGGTCGTCGTCTACTTCTGCGAGCAACCTCCGGATCCGGAGAGCCGTGTCGCCCTCTCGGACGAAAAGGACGCGCTCGGCATGGCGCGTGTCCGCCTGCATTGGAAGATCCCCACGGAGGTTTCGAGAACCCTCTTCCGCCTCCAGGATCTTCTCGCCGAGCGCCTCGCGGCCGAGGGGATCGGCACGCTGACGCCGGGCGAGGGGGAGCCCCGCTTCTCCGACGCCTCCCATCATCTCGGGACCACCCGCATGTCCGACGATCCGAGGGACGGGGTCGTCGATCGGAACTGCCGCGTGCACGAGGTCCGGAATCTCTACATGGCGGGCGGCTCGGTCTTTCCGGCGACCGGACATTCGAGCCCCACGCTCACGATGATCGCGCTCGCGCTCCGCCTGGCCGACCACCTTCGCGACGAGAGCGCGTGTACAATCTAG
- the rfaE2 gene encoding D-glycero-beta-D-manno-heptose 1-phosphate adenylyltransferase — translation MGCVVREEELVLERARAAREGLRFVFTNGCFDILHAGHLDVLRAAKRAGDLLAVGLNTDDSVRKLKGEGRPLVAEAERAELLAALEMVDFVVLFGEETPARLIERLRPDVLVKGGDYSPETIVGAETVRAAGGDVIVVPLRSGLSTQRLIARIVERYG, via the coding sequence ATGGGGTGCGTCGTTCGCGAGGAAGAGCTTGTCTTGGAGCGGGCGCGCGCCGCGCGCGAGGGGCTTCGCTTCGTTTTCACGAACGGCTGCTTCGACATCCTCCATGCCGGACATCTCGACGTGCTCCGCGCCGCCAAACGGGCCGGCGATCTCCTCGCGGTCGGGCTCAACACGGACGATTCGGTTCGGAAGCTAAAAGGGGAGGGGAGGCCGCTCGTCGCGGAAGCGGAGCGCGCGGAGCTTCTCGCGGCGCTCGAGATGGTCGACTTCGTTGTGCTCTTCGGCGAGGAGACCCCCGCGCGGCTCATCGAACGACTCCGTCCCGACGTGCTCGTGAAGGGAGGCGACTATTCGCCCGAGACGATCGTCGGCGCGGAGACGGTGCGCGCTGCGGGGGGCGATGTGATCGTCGTCCCCCTTCGGTCCGGACTCTCTACGCAGCGCCTCATCGCGCGCATTGTGGAGCGGTACGGGTAG
- the rfaE1 gene encoding D-glycero-beta-D-manno-heptose-7-phosphate kinase, with amino-acid sequence MTPTIDPARAADLFSRFRSLRVLVAGDLMLDRYVFGEVSRISPEAPVPVVRVVREEERLGGAANVARNLLALGAEPMLCGVIGDDADGEALLDLLGAAGMSTGLVVRAPGRPTTRKVRILANQQQVVRVDHEREDPLDAETEERIGDLLSEAVLSADGLVLSDYAKGVVSERSVRRAIDASGIKRPVFVDPKVKHFSFYRGASLVTPNLAEASLAAGERIIDDASLLRAGRRLLEMLPGTTVLVTRGAEGMSLFEPDGTVTHIGTVARRVFDVTGAGDTVIAAFAAASLAGGSGVEAAIVANRAAGEVVQESGAAAVSLSALERAFRGE; translated from the coding sequence ATGACCCCGACGATCGATCCGGCCCGCGCCGCCGACCTCTTCTCCCGCTTCCGCAGCCTTCGCGTGCTCGTGGCGGGGGATCTCATGCTCGACCGGTACGTGTTCGGAGAGGTCTCGAGGATCTCTCCCGAGGCGCCGGTTCCGGTCGTGCGCGTCGTTCGAGAGGAAGAGCGGCTCGGGGGGGCGGCGAACGTCGCTCGGAACCTCCTCGCGCTCGGCGCCGAGCCGATGCTTTGCGGCGTGATCGGCGACGACGCGGACGGCGAGGCTCTCCTCGATCTCCTCGGGGCCGCCGGGATGAGCACGGGCCTCGTCGTTCGCGCGCCCGGGCGCCCCACGACGCGGAAAGTGCGCATCCTCGCAAACCAACAGCAGGTCGTCCGCGTGGATCATGAGCGCGAAGACCCGCTCGACGCAGAGACAGAGGAGAGAATCGGAGATCTTCTCTCCGAGGCGGTCCTTTCCGCAGACGGGCTCGTTCTTTCCGACTACGCGAAGGGGGTCGTCTCCGAAAGGAGCGTGCGTCGGGCGATCGACGCATCGGGCATCAAGCGTCCAGTCTTCGTCGATCCAAAGGTGAAGCATTTCTCGTTCTACCGCGGGGCTTCGCTGGTCACGCCGAATCTCGCCGAGGCGAGCCTCGCGGCGGGGGAGCGGATTATCGACGATGCCTCTCTCCTTCGCGCGGGAAGGCGCCTCCTCGAGATGCTCCCCGGGACCACGGTTCTCGTGACGCGCGGAGCGGAGGGAATGAGCCTCTTCGAGCCGGACGGGACGGTGACGCACATCGGCACGGTCGCGCGGCGAGTCTTCGACGTAACCGGAGCGGGGGACACGGTGATCGCGGCGTTCGCGGCGGCTTCCCTCGCGGGGGGGAGCGGCGTCGAGGCGGCGATCGTGGCGAACCGCGCGGCGGGCGAGGTGGTGCAGGAATCCGGCGCGGCCGCGGTCTCCCTTTCCGCGCTCGAGCGGGCCTTCCGCGGGGAGTGA
- a CDS encoding DUF3467 domain-containing protein encodes MMEEPKPKLNIELGEKEAEGIYSNLVLISHSPSEFIIDFARMLPGQPKARVFSRIVMTPPNAKALLETLKRNMDMYEEKHGAVKLPGKQEPSQGIGFRQG; translated from the coding sequence ATGATGGAAGAGCCGAAACCGAAACTGAACATCGAGCTCGGCGAGAAGGAGGCGGAGGGGATTTACTCGAACCTCGTGCTCATCTCGCACAGCCCGTCCGAGTTCATCATCGACTTCGCCCGCATGCTCCCCGGCCAGCCGAAGGCGAGAGTCTTCTCGCGCATCGTGATGACGCCGCCGAACGCGAAGGCGCTCCTCGAGACGTTGAAGCGGAACATGGACATGTACGAAGAGAAGCACGGCGCGGTGAAGCTTCCCGGAAAACAGGAACCCTCGCAGGGTATCGGCTTCCGGCAGGGCTAG
- a CDS encoding oligosaccharide flippase family protein, with protein MTHGAAKGTLQLSAEHALGLFTGYFATLILARELGPEAFGLYGIILSVLAWAETTGQFGVPAAATRLIAEGREEKEAVGQTTLVLGFVSYLAVFVLFVLAAPFFARALNAPGEAGLFRLAAFDIPFFGIYFVLRGVGLGQRKFGTVALGGLVVGFAKLFGVLLLTAVGVTVARALAVIIASSLIGLLILTARIPIRVAKPDRRLLGILMRIAIPLALSALALSFLHNVHLWILKSLSGDAAKGSIGVYVAAAHLAKGPEMIVIAVGAVLFPSISRAIAQGDDAAALAYVHGAVRFLWLVLLPVALLVALDAERIMTFLFSAKYSGGGEVLRVLIFAYALLAFLVSFSYMLLGRGEFYRVAFLGFGILALMVGTGMILVPRAGAVGAAFSLLAATSVGAALYAFLVWRRFGGLLLRRTFLSGILASLAALLVALLLRADGALLLVKYAAVLGVYLLFLALTREIKEKDLAAVRFWK; from the coding sequence TTGACTCACGGGGCGGCGAAGGGGACGTTGCAGCTTTCGGCGGAGCACGCGCTCGGGCTTTTCACCGGATACTTCGCGACGCTGATCCTCGCGCGGGAGCTGGGGCCCGAGGCGTTCGGCCTCTATGGAATCATCCTCTCCGTCCTCGCGTGGGCGGAGACGACGGGACAGTTCGGCGTCCCTGCGGCGGCGACCCGCCTCATCGCGGAGGGTCGCGAGGAGAAGGAGGCGGTGGGCCAAACGACGCTGGTTCTCGGCTTCGTCTCCTATCTGGCGGTCTTCGTGCTCTTCGTTCTTGCGGCCCCTTTCTTCGCCAGGGCCCTCAACGCTCCGGGCGAAGCGGGTCTCTTCCGTCTCGCGGCCTTCGACATTCCTTTCTTCGGGATCTACTTCGTTCTGCGGGGCGTCGGCCTCGGCCAGAGGAAGTTCGGCACCGTCGCCCTCGGCGGCCTTGTCGTCGGTTTCGCGAAGCTGTTCGGCGTGCTTCTCCTCACGGCGGTCGGGGTCACGGTCGCCCGCGCCCTCGCGGTGATCATCGCAAGCTCCCTCATCGGGCTCTTGATCTTGACCGCTCGGATCCCGATCCGCGTCGCGAAGCCCGACCGGAGGCTCCTCGGGATTCTCATGCGGATCGCGATACCGCTCGCCCTCTCCGCTCTCGCTCTCTCGTTTCTTCACAATGTCCATCTTTGGATCTTGAAATCTCTTTCCGGCGATGCGGCGAAGGGGAGCATCGGTGTCTACGTCGCCGCCGCACATCTCGCGAAGGGGCCGGAGATGATCGTGATCGCGGTCGGCGCGGTGCTCTTCCCTTCGATCTCGCGGGCGATCGCGCAGGGGGACGACGCCGCGGCGCTCGCGTACGTGCATGGGGCCGTCCGCTTCCTCTGGCTCGTCCTTCTCCCGGTCGCGCTCCTCGTCGCGCTGGACGCGGAGAGGATCATGACCTTTCTCTTCTCCGCGAAGTACTCGGGCGGGGGAGAGGTTCTTCGCGTTCTCATCTTCGCGTACGCGCTCCTCGCCTTTCTCGTCTCCTTCTCCTACATGCTGCTCGGCCGGGGGGAGTTCTACCGCGTCGCGTTCCTCGGGTTCGGGATTCTCGCGCTCATGGTGGGGACGGGGATGATCCTCGTTCCGCGAGCGGGCGCCGTGGGCGCGGCGTTCTCGCTTCTCGCGGCGACATCCGTCGGCGCCGCGCTCTACGCCTTCTTGGTCTGGCGCCGATTCGGCGGGCTTCTCCTACGGCGCACGTTTCTCAGCGGAATCCTCGCCTCCCTCGCCGCGCTTCTGGTCGCGCTTCTCCTTCGCGCGGACGGCGCGCTCCTTCTCGTGAAATATGCGGCGGTCCTCGGCGTCTATCTCCTCTTTCTCGCGCTTACCCGCGAGATCAAGGAGAAAGACCTCGCCGCGGTTCGTTTCTGGAAGTAG